A region of the Longimicrobiaceae bacterium genome:
CGGTGGAGCTGGACGTGAACGTCACCACGTCGATCTCCCCCGCCGCGAGGCGCCTGCGCACGCTCTCCGCCTCCGCGCCGTCCGGCACGGTGCGATACGCGGCGACCTCGACGACATCGGCCCCGCGGCCTCGCAGCGCGTCCGGCAGCACCGAGCGCGCGACCTCGGCCCGCGGCAGCAGGATGC
Encoded here:
- a CDS encoding uroporphyrinogen-III synthase; this translates as ILLPRAEVARSVLPDALRGRGADVVEVAAYRTVPDGAEAESVRRRLAAGEIDVVTFTSSSTAKNFVDLAGTDLGGARVASIGPITSATARELGLTVDVEAEEYTISGLVAAVRKLCEGESR